In a genomic window of Nocardiopsis mwathae:
- a CDS encoding ATP-binding cassette domain-containing protein: MDADRSFALQLNGLCKQFSDRLVVDHADLRVPDRCVFGVVGPEGAGKTTLWSMSVGLLPPDEGDVRIFGVDMWAEPARAKAVLGTLPDEPTIPDHWTGRDWLTSVAMWNGLDPVKLAVRAERLLGLWDLTEAETTLVREYSTGMRKKMGLVVALLPEPRLLLLDDPFAGVDAESAELMREMLRDFVDGGGTAVLSTDTDEVAEEACDDAVAITDGRLVPVPCP, encoded by the coding sequence GTGGACGCCGACCGGTCCTTCGCCCTGCAACTGAACGGACTGTGCAAGCAATTCAGCGACAGGCTCGTGGTCGACCACGCCGATCTCCGTGTCCCGGACCGCTGCGTGTTCGGCGTCGTCGGCCCTGAGGGAGCCGGGAAGACCACCCTGTGGTCGATGTCGGTCGGCCTGCTCCCGCCCGACGAGGGCGATGTCCGGATCTTCGGGGTGGACATGTGGGCGGAGCCCGCGCGGGCCAAGGCGGTCCTCGGGACCCTGCCCGACGAGCCGACGATCCCCGACCACTGGACCGGCCGCGACTGGCTGACCTCGGTCGCGATGTGGAACGGGCTGGACCCGGTCAAGCTCGCGGTCCGCGCCGAGCGGCTGCTGGGCCTGTGGGACCTGACCGAGGCCGAGACCACGCTGGTCCGTGAGTACTCGACCGGCATGCGCAAGAAGATGGGGCTCGTCGTGGCTCTGCTGCCCGAACCGCGGCTGCTGCTGCTGGACGACCCGTTCGCCGGTGTCGACGCGGAGTCCGCCGAGCTGATGCGGGAGATGCTGCGCGACTTCGTGGACGGCGGCGGCACCGCCGTCCTGTCCACCGACACCGACGAGGTGGCCGAGGAGGCGTGCGACGACGCCGTCGCCATCACCGACGGCCGACTGGTCCCCGTTCCCTGCCCGTGA
- a CDS encoding response regulator transcription factor, producing MGDVLARVLVVDDNEVIRQLISVNLQLEGFEVHTAVDGQDCLEQAAEVRPDVITLDVMMPRLDGWVTASRLRESEETQDMKVLLITARAQGDDLRRGREIGVDGYLTKPFEPTELIRIVRDLAGLPQDG from the coding sequence GTGGGTGATGTGCTGGCACGGGTACTGGTGGTCGACGACAACGAGGTGATCCGCCAGCTGATCAGTGTGAATCTGCAGCTGGAGGGCTTTGAGGTGCACACCGCCGTGGACGGGCAGGACTGCCTGGAGCAGGCGGCCGAGGTGCGGCCCGACGTGATCACGCTCGATGTCATGATGCCCCGGCTCGACGGTTGGGTCACAGCGTCGCGGCTCCGGGAGAGCGAGGAGACCCAGGACATGAAGGTCCTGCTCATCACCGCCCGTGCCCAAGGCGACGACCTGCGGCGCGGCCGGGAGATCGGGGTCGACGGCTACCTCACCAAACCGTTCGAGCCGACCGAGCTCATCCGCATCGTGCGCGACCTCGCCGGGCTGCCGCAGGACGGGTGA
- a CDS encoding DALR anticodon-binding domain-containing protein: MSHGMDDGPQDGGRRGAPPPVPAPDAGATPRWVDELLRTAAAEVSGVGLDRVPGAQPRRPPAGAPGDFASALPLRLAGAAHTPADRLAADIAAALRAHPQVVDAAVEGRGFVNLTLTPAARVSLVRAVGDGAAYLTGGGPGTAGEPSLGAPDPGAPSAATAAQSAVGRGGAPVWALSALHTATSVEEARILARDDARRRIAHAREAVHAGADDVVRPRGRPPSSGPRQAAPATGAQASGPARIPEVSWRDPYLDERSPRGPVARLLSVTGEASARVAFCRSIPERPRRGEVTGPGLPAVPTAEAPGHWARHTDANPAFRVRYAHAHAVSTLAWSFARGWDVPALPEHAITGRTAAAAGRPLSGHVGPTTTTGLTPAAVAALDEPPAAALIGELFDGPGVLATAARRREPHILVRYLEGLAIAYHEWRESRGAAIGDMIGPETADGACGEGIAARLELCAAAAGVLGTGLSLLGVSAPTRL, encoded by the coding sequence GTGAGCCACGGCATGGACGACGGCCCCCAGGACGGCGGGCGGCGCGGAGCGCCGCCGCCGGTGCCCGCCCCTGATGCGGGCGCGACCCCGCGGTGGGTGGACGAGCTGCTGCGCACGGCCGCCGCCGAGGTGAGCGGCGTCGGCCTCGACCGGGTCCCCGGCGCCCAGCCGCGCCGACCGCCCGCGGGCGCGCCCGGAGACTTCGCGAGTGCGCTGCCGCTGCGGTTGGCCGGAGCGGCGCACACCCCGGCCGACCGGCTCGCCGCCGATATCGCCGCAGCCCTGCGCGCCCATCCACAGGTGGTGGACGCCGCGGTCGAGGGCCGGGGCTTCGTCAACCTCACCCTCACTCCGGCCGCGCGGGTGTCGCTGGTCCGTGCGGTCGGCGACGGCGCCGCCTACCTCACCGGCGGCGGGCCGGGCACGGCGGGGGAGCCGAGCCTCGGCGCTCCCGACCCCGGGGCGCCATCGGCCGCCACGGCGGCCCAGAGCGCCGTCGGCCGTGGCGGTGCACCCGTGTGGGCGCTGTCGGCCCTGCACACGGCGACCTCCGTCGAGGAGGCGCGCATCCTGGCGCGCGACGACGCCCGCCGACGCATCGCCCACGCGCGCGAGGCCGTCCACGCTGGCGCCGACGACGTCGTCCGCCCCCGGGGCAGACCCCCATCGAGCGGCCCGCGCCAGGCCGCGCCCGCCACCGGGGCGCAGGCCTCCGGCCCCGCGCGCATCCCCGAGGTGAGCTGGCGCGACCCCTACCTCGACGAGCGGTCGCCCCGCGGCCCGGTCGCGCGCCTCCTGTCGGTCACCGGCGAGGCGAGCGCCCGCGTCGCGTTCTGCCGTTCCATCCCCGAGCGGCCCCGCAGGGGGGAGGTGACCGGGCCCGGCCTTCCCGCCGTCCCCACGGCAGAGGCCCCCGGCCACTGGGCGCGCCACACCGACGCCAACCCCGCCTTCCGCGTCCGCTACGCCCACGCGCACGCGGTCTCCACCCTGGCCTGGTCCTTCGCCCGGGGCTGGGACGTACCGGCGCTTCCCGAACACGCGATCACCGGCCGGACCGCAGCGGCGGCCGGCCGCCCCCTGTCCGGCCACGTCGGCCCCACCACGACCACCGGCCTCACCCCCGCTGCCGTCGCGGCTCTGGACGAGCCGCCCGCCGCCGCGCTCATCGGCGAACTCTTCGACGGCCCCGGCGTCCTCGCCACCGCAGCGCGCCGTCGCGAACCCCATATCCTGGTCCGCTACCTCGAAGGTCTGGCGATTGCCTACCATGAATGGCGGGAATCCCGCGGCGCCGCAATCGGGGACATGATCGGACCGGAAACGGCCGACGGCGCGTGCGGGGAGGGCATCGCCGCGCGGCTCGAACTCTGTGCCGCCGCGGCCGGTGTGCTCGGAACGGGGCTGTCCCTGCTCGGTGTGTCCGCACCCACGCGGCTGTGA
- the lysA gene encoding diaminopimelate decarboxylase: MSRYAHPAGPRHADVLPEEHPPSPPQDLTELDPRVWPATARRVDGEIAIGGIGVSRLAEEYGTALFVLDEEDFRARARDYREAFAPVGGDVYYAGKALLTKAVARWVREEGLKLDVCSGGELAVALAADFPAEDIGMHGNNKSEAELARAVEVGVGRIIVDSFDEIDRLDRLAAARGRVPKVLIRVTTGVEAHTHEFVATAHDDQKFGFALSTGAAQEAVRRALAAEHIELVGLHSHIGSQIFDMAGFEVAARRVTEFLTRVHAELGVTLSELDLGGGLGIAYTSGDAPLAPKAIAESLVSIVQRECAAAGLPVPRIAVEPGRAVAGPCGITLYRVGTIKDVEGLRTYVSVDGGMSDNIRTALYGAEYTCVLASRDSDAEPMLSRLVGKHCESGDIIVHDLYLPADLRTGDLVAVAATGAYCYSMASNYNHLPRPAVVAVRDGAARTLVRRESEDDLLRLDVG, encoded by the coding sequence ATGAGCCGTTACGCCCACCCCGCAGGCCCGCGTCACGCGGACGTGCTTCCCGAGGAGCACCCGCCGAGCCCGCCGCAGGACCTCACCGAGCTCGACCCCCGGGTCTGGCCCGCCACGGCCCGGCGCGTCGACGGCGAGATCGCCATCGGCGGCATCGGCGTCTCCCGGCTCGCCGAGGAGTACGGGACCGCCCTGTTCGTCCTGGACGAGGAGGACTTCCGCGCCCGCGCCCGCGACTACCGAGAGGCCTTCGCCCCCGTCGGCGGCGACGTCTACTACGCGGGCAAGGCACTGCTCACCAAGGCCGTCGCGCGCTGGGTGCGCGAGGAGGGCCTCAAGCTCGACGTGTGCAGCGGCGGCGAACTCGCCGTCGCGCTCGCCGCCGACTTCCCCGCCGAGGACATCGGCATGCACGGCAACAACAAGTCCGAGGCCGAGCTGGCCCGGGCCGTCGAGGTCGGCGTCGGCCGGATCATCGTCGACTCCTTCGACGAGATCGACCGCCTCGACCGGCTGGCCGCCGCCCGTGGCAGGGTCCCCAAGGTGCTGATCCGCGTCACCACCGGCGTCGAGGCGCACACCCACGAGTTCGTCGCCACCGCGCACGACGACCAGAAGTTCGGCTTCGCGCTGAGCACCGGCGCCGCCCAGGAGGCGGTCCGCCGTGCCCTGGCCGCCGAGCACATCGAGCTGGTCGGCCTGCATTCGCACATCGGCTCGCAGATCTTCGACATGGCCGGGTTCGAGGTCGCCGCGCGCCGCGTCACCGAGTTCCTCACCCGCGTCCACGCCGAACTGGGCGTCACCCTGTCCGAGCTCGACCTCGGCGGCGGACTGGGCATCGCCTACACCTCCGGTGACGCCCCGCTGGCCCCCAAGGCCATCGCCGAAAGCCTGGTCTCCATCGTCCAGCGCGAGTGCGCGGCCGCCGGCCTGCCGGTCCCGCGGATCGCGGTGGAACCCGGCCGCGCGGTCGCCGGCCCGTGCGGCATCACCCTCTACCGGGTCGGCACCATCAAGGACGTCGAGGGCCTCCGCACCTATGTCAGCGTCGACGGCGGGATGAGCGACAACATCCGCACCGCCCTGTACGGCGCCGAGTACACCTGCGTGCTGGCCTCCCGAGACAGCGACGCCGAACCCATGCTCTCCCGCCTCGTGGGCAAGCACTGCGAGAGCGGCGACATCATCGTCCACGACCTCTACCTCCCCGCGGACCTGCGCACCGGCGACCTCGTGGCGGTCGCGGCGACCGGCGCCTACTGCTACTCCATGGCCAGCAACTACAACCACCTGCCCCGCCCGGCCGTCGTCGCCGTCCGCGACGGCGCCGCCCGAACGCTGGTGCGCAGGGAGAGCGAGGACGACCTGCTCCGCCTGGACGTAGGCTGA
- a CDS encoding homoserine dehydrogenase, with protein sequence MAMKVALLGCGVVGSEVVRLLNERSTELASRIGTPLEIGGIAVRRLGRTRGTGLDPELFTTDAMGLVTRDDIDLVVEVIGGIEPARSLILAAIKSGKSVVTANKALLAEDGATIHAAARDAGVDVYYEASVAGAIPLLRPLRDSLAGDTVHRVMGIVNGTTNFILDRMDTLGAGFAESLEEAQALGYAEADPTADVEGFDAAAKAAILARLAFHTQGVTAADVHREGITEVTAGDIASAKAMGCVVKLLAICQRSADGTSVGVRVHPVMLPREHPLATVNEAYNAVFVEAESAGRLMFYGAGAGGAPTASAVLGDLVAVARNRLASTAVAEGAHDTGLPVHPMGDTITRYHVALDVADRPGVLARVAEVFAGNGVSIKNVRQEGHGDDAQLVLVSHPAPDAALATTVEQLRVLDMVRSVASVMRVEASGDDG encoded by the coding sequence ATGGCAATGAAGGTGGCGCTGCTCGGATGCGGCGTTGTGGGCTCGGAAGTGGTGCGGCTGCTCAACGAGCGGTCGACCGAACTCGCCTCACGGATCGGGACGCCCCTGGAGATCGGCGGCATCGCGGTGCGCCGGCTCGGGCGGACCCGCGGCACGGGGCTCGACCCGGAGCTGTTCACCACCGACGCCATGGGCCTGGTGACGCGGGACGACATCGACCTGGTGGTCGAGGTGATCGGCGGGATCGAACCCGCACGCTCGCTCATCCTCGCGGCGATCAAGTCCGGCAAGTCGGTCGTGACCGCGAACAAGGCGCTGCTCGCCGAGGACGGCGCGACCATCCACGCAGCCGCCCGCGATGCCGGGGTGGACGTCTACTACGAGGCGTCCGTCGCCGGCGCCATCCCGCTGCTGCGTCCGCTGCGCGACTCCCTGGCCGGGGACACCGTGCACCGCGTCATGGGCATCGTCAACGGCACCACCAACTTCATCCTCGACCGGATGGACACCCTGGGCGCCGGGTTCGCCGAGTCACTGGAGGAGGCGCAGGCGCTCGGCTACGCCGAGGCCGACCCGACCGCCGACGTCGAGGGCTTCGACGCCGCGGCGAAGGCCGCCATCCTGGCCCGGCTCGCCTTCCACACCCAGGGTGTGACCGCCGCCGACGTGCACCGCGAGGGCATCACCGAGGTGACCGCGGGCGACATCGCCAGCGCCAAGGCGATGGGGTGCGTGGTCAAACTCCTGGCCATCTGCCAGCGCTCCGCCGACGGCACCTCGGTGGGCGTGCGCGTGCACCCCGTCATGCTCCCCCGCGAGCACCCGCTGGCCACCGTGAACGAGGCCTACAACGCCGTGTTCGTCGAGGCCGAGTCCGCCGGGCGGCTGATGTTCTACGGCGCGGGCGCCGGCGGCGCACCCACCGCCAGCGCCGTCCTCGGCGACCTCGTCGCCGTCGCCCGCAACCGGCTCGCGTCGACCGCCGTGGCCGAGGGCGCACACGACACCGGGCTTCCGGTCCACCCGATGGGCGACACCATCACCCGCTACCACGTGGCCCTCGACGTGGCCGACCGGCCGGGCGTGCTCGCCCGCGTCGCCGAGGTCTTCGCGGGCAACGGCGTCTCCATCAAGAACGTCCGCCAGGAGGGCCACGGCGACGACGCCCAGCTCGTCCTGGTCAGCCACCCGGCACCCGACGCCGCACTCGCCACGACCGTGGAGCAGCTGCGGGTGCTCGATATGGTCCGCTCGGTCGCCAGCGTGATGCGCGTCGAGGCCTCCGGCGACGACGGCTGA
- the thrC gene encoding threonine synthase: MARAWRGVVEEYRDRLPVNPNTPVVTLMEGGTPLVPARRVSELTGCEVFLKVEGLNPTGSFKDRGMTMAITKAAEEGAKAVICASTGNTSASAAAYAVRAGMTCAVLVPQGKIAMGKLAQALVHGAKLLQVDGNFDDCLELAQKLSVDYPVALVNSVNPYRLQGQKTASFEIVDALGDAPDIHCLPVGNAGNITAYWMGYKEYAADGVSTRRPRMFGFQASGAAPIVSGEPVQQPRTIATAIRIGNPASWSHAEAARDESGGRIDSVTDRQILATYRLLAAEEGVFVELASAASVAGLMQAVEEGHIERGSRVVCTVTGNGLKDPDWALAGASAATTVPVDAQAAATALGLA, encoded by the coding sequence ATGGCACGGGCGTGGCGAGGGGTCGTCGAGGAGTATCGCGACCGCCTTCCTGTCAACCCGAACACCCCGGTCGTCACCCTGATGGAGGGCGGAACCCCGCTGGTACCCGCCCGCCGGGTCTCGGAGCTGACGGGGTGCGAGGTGTTCCTCAAGGTCGAGGGGCTCAACCCCACCGGGTCCTTCAAGGACCGCGGCATGACGATGGCCATCACCAAGGCGGCCGAGGAGGGCGCCAAGGCCGTCATCTGCGCCTCCACCGGCAACACCAGCGCGAGCGCCGCCGCCTATGCGGTGCGCGCCGGGATGACCTGCGCGGTGCTGGTCCCGCAGGGCAAGATCGCGATGGGCAAGCTCGCCCAGGCGCTGGTGCACGGCGCCAAGCTGCTGCAGGTCGACGGCAACTTCGACGACTGCCTGGAGCTGGCCCAGAAGCTCTCCGTCGACTACCCCGTCGCGCTGGTCAACTCGGTCAACCCCTACCGGCTGCAGGGGCAGAAGACGGCGTCCTTCGAGATCGTCGACGCGCTCGGCGACGCCCCCGACATCCACTGCCTCCCGGTCGGCAACGCCGGGAACATCACCGCCTACTGGATGGGCTACAAGGAGTACGCCGCCGACGGCGTCTCCACCCGGCGGCCGCGCATGTTCGGATTCCAGGCGAGCGGGGCAGCGCCGATCGTCAGCGGAGAGCCCGTCCAGCAGCCGCGCACCATCGCCACGGCGATCCGCATCGGCAACCCCGCGTCGTGGAGCCATGCCGAGGCGGCCCGTGACGAGTCCGGCGGGCGGATCGACTCGGTGACCGACCGGCAGATCCTGGCCACCTACCGGCTGCTCGCCGCCGAGGAGGGCGTGTTCGTCGAACTCGCCTCCGCCGCCAGCGTCGCCGGGCTGATGCAGGCCGTCGAGGAGGGCCACATCGAGCGCGGCAGCCGTGTGGTGTGCACCGTGACCGGAAACGGCCTCAAGGACCCCGACTGGGCGCTGGCCGGGGCGTCGGCCGCGACGACCGTCCCGGTCGACGCGCAGGCGGCGGCGACCGCGCTCGGGCTGGCCTGA
- the thrB gene encoding homoserine kinase, with product MSQLRPGRVLVRTPATSANLGPGFDALGLALGLHDEVEVTVRDDDRVTVDIVGEGADDLPRDASHLVVAAMRRTFEVADRPLPGLDLRCRNGIPHGRGLGSSASAIVAGVTAAAVLLGKGDPATGELDRDHVFGVAADIEGHPDNVAPCVYGGFTIAWRGTAGWGALSLPPSPRLRPVVCIPEERLSTERARGLLPASVPHADAAFTAGRSALLVAAVSGHPEMLMEATEDRLHEGYREPAMPASVRLIGELRKHAGLPAVVSGAGPTVLVLGYAPEVGADAGIPDVAGNVARISADLVDSIRERTGTGWHIRPLTIDPAGVWISSPRS from the coding sequence ATGTCTCAGCTGCGCCCGGGCAGGGTGCTCGTCCGTACCCCCGCGACCAGCGCCAACCTGGGGCCGGGTTTCGACGCCCTGGGGCTCGCCCTGGGGCTGCACGACGAGGTGGAGGTCACGGTCCGTGACGACGACCGCGTCACCGTCGACATCGTAGGAGAGGGCGCCGACGACCTGCCGCGCGACGCCTCGCACCTGGTCGTGGCGGCGATGCGGCGCACGTTCGAGGTGGCCGACCGCCCCCTGCCCGGCCTGGATCTGCGCTGCCGCAACGGCATCCCGCACGGCCGGGGGCTGGGGTCCTCCGCGTCGGCGATCGTCGCGGGCGTGACCGCGGCCGCCGTCCTGCTGGGCAAGGGCGACCCGGCGACCGGGGAACTGGATCGCGACCACGTCTTCGGCGTGGCGGCCGATATCGAGGGACACCCCGACAACGTCGCACCCTGCGTCTACGGCGGCTTCACCATCGCGTGGCGGGGCACGGCCGGCTGGGGGGCGCTCTCGCTGCCGCCTTCGCCGCGGCTGCGTCCGGTGGTGTGCATCCCCGAGGAGCGGCTGTCCACCGAGCGGGCCCGCGGCCTGCTGCCCGCGTCGGTGCCGCACGCCGACGCGGCGTTCACGGCCGGGCGTTCGGCGCTGCTCGTTGCGGCCGTTTCCGGCCACCCGGAAATGCTGATGGAGGCGACGGAGGACCGGCTGCACGAGGGTTATCGGGAACCCGCCATGCCCGCGAGCGTGCGGCTCATCGGTGAGCTGCGGAAGCACGCCGGTCTACCTGCCGTGGTCTCGGGTGCGGGACCCACCGTCCTGGTGCTGGGGTACGCCCCGGAGGTCGGCGCGGACGCCGGGATCCCCGACGTGGCGGGGAACGTCGCACGAATCAGTGCGGACCTGGTTGATTCAATACGCGAGCGAACGGGTACTGGTTGGCACATACGCCCCTTAACAATCGATCCGGCAGGGGTGTGGATCAGTTCTCCCCGTTCATAG
- the rho gene encoding transcription termination factor Rho, with protein MSDTTELHTDAAVSTHDNQTASAAEAGDAAPSAGKTAAARSRSGGTGLSALKLTELQRLASSLGITGTGRMRKNDVIAAIEAKQGGPVAAPSTRKTPKTSENRTGSGKVDDTDGASAARRPAAKSADSGAATDAPVTTETPAVTDEGAKEQAERSEKPARSRRSRRRGDDSGDQTRPSDGTDPSTTASSVTKTSSTPQKSGSDSANGQSTSGGRERQRNRRNRGNREETAAADTSTQDTGRKGGGQSGRDTSDDDFGSGGRRRGRRRDRRDRRGRDRQDTEPVINEDDVLLPVAGILDILDNYAFVRTTGYLPGANDVYVSLAQVRKNGLRKGDAITGAVRQPREGERREKFNALVRLDTINGMAPDQARNRPEFAKLVPLYPQERLRLETEPNIPTTRIIDLVSPIGKGQRGLIVSPPKAGKTMVLQSIANAITENNPECHLMVVLVDERPEEVTDMQRTVKGEVINSTFDRPAEDHTTVAELAIERAKRLVEMGLDVVVLLDSITRLGRAYNLAAPASGRILSGGVDSTALYPPKRFFGAARNIENGGSLTILATALVDTGSRMDEVIFEEFKGTGNMELKLNRQLADKRIFPAVDVVQSSTRKEEILMSSEELNVIWKLRRVLHGLDAQQGLELLLEKIKDTKSNAEFLLQVQKTTVGSGES; from the coding sequence GTGAGCGACACCACCGAACTCCACACGGACGCGGCGGTCAGTACGCACGACAACCAGACCGCGTCCGCTGCGGAAGCCGGCGACGCCGCCCCTTCAGCAGGCAAGACCGCGGCGGCCCGGAGCCGAAGCGGCGGCACGGGTCTGTCCGCCCTGAAGCTCACGGAGCTTCAGCGGCTCGCGTCGAGTCTCGGTATCACGGGTACGGGGCGGATGCGTAAGAACGACGTCATCGCCGCCATCGAAGCCAAGCAGGGCGGCCCGGTGGCCGCCCCGTCGACCAGGAAAACCCCGAAGACCTCTGAGAATCGCACGGGAAGCGGTAAGGTCGACGACACCGACGGCGCGTCCGCGGCCCGTCGTCCCGCCGCGAAGAGCGCGGACAGCGGGGCGGCGACGGACGCTCCGGTGACCACCGAGACCCCCGCTGTCACCGACGAGGGGGCGAAGGAGCAGGCTGAGCGTTCCGAGAAGCCCGCTCGCAGCCGCCGGTCCCGCAGGCGCGGCGACGACTCCGGTGACCAGACCAGGCCGTCGGACGGCACCGACCCCTCTACCACCGCGAGCAGCGTGACCAAGACATCCAGCACCCCGCAGAAGAGCGGCTCCGACTCCGCGAACGGCCAGTCCACCTCGGGCGGCCGCGAGCGCCAGCGCAACCGCCGCAACCGCGGCAACCGTGAGGAGACCGCCGCCGCCGACACGTCCACACAGGACACTGGCCGGAAGGGCGGTGGCCAGAGCGGCCGCGACACCTCCGACGACGACTTCGGCTCCGGTGGCCGCCGCCGCGGGCGGCGGCGCGACCGCCGCGACCGCCGCGGCCGCGACCGCCAGGACACCGAGCCCGTGATCAACGAGGACGACGTCCTGCTGCCGGTCGCCGGCATTCTGGACATCCTCGACAACTACGCCTTCGTGCGCACCACCGGCTACCTGCCGGGCGCCAACGACGTGTACGTGTCGCTGGCCCAGGTCCGCAAGAACGGCCTGCGCAAGGGCGACGCCATCACCGGTGCCGTGCGCCAGCCCCGCGAGGGGGAGCGCCGCGAGAAGTTCAACGCGCTCGTGCGGCTCGACACCATCAACGGAATGGCGCCCGACCAGGCGCGCAACCGCCCCGAGTTCGCCAAGCTCGTGCCGCTGTACCCGCAGGAGCGGCTGCGCCTGGAGACCGAGCCGAACATCCCGACGACCCGGATCATCGACCTGGTGTCGCCGATCGGCAAGGGGCAGCGCGGCCTCATCGTCTCGCCGCCCAAGGCCGGAAAGACGATGGTGCTGCAGTCGATCGCCAACGCGATCACCGAGAACAACCCCGAGTGCCACCTCATGGTCGTCCTCGTCGACGAGCGGCCCGAAGAGGTCACCGACATGCAGCGCACGGTCAAGGGCGAGGTCATCAACTCGACCTTCGACCGCCCTGCCGAGGACCACACCACCGTCGCCGAGCTCGCCATCGAGCGCGCCAAGCGGCTGGTGGAGATGGGCCTGGACGTGGTGGTGCTGCTCGACTCCATCACCCGGCTCGGGCGCGCCTACAACCTCGCCGCACCGGCGAGCGGGCGCATCCTGTCCGGCGGTGTCGACTCCACCGCGCTCTACCCGCCCAAGCGGTTCTTCGGCGCGGCCCGCAACATCGAGAACGGCGGCTCCCTGACGATCCTCGCCACCGCGCTGGTCGATACCGGCTCGCGGATGGACGAGGTCATCTTCGAGGAGTTCAAGGGCACCGGCAACATGGAGCTCAAGCTCAACCGGCAGCTCGCGGACAAGCGGATCTTCCCCGCGGTCGACGTCGTCCAGTCCAGCACCCGTAAGGAGGAGATCCTGATGTCGAGCGAGGAGCTCAACGTCATCTGGAAGCTCCGCCGCGTGCTGCACGGGCTCGACGCCCAGCAGGGCCTGGAACTTCTCCTGGAGAAGATCAAGGACACCAAGAGCAACGCCGAGTTCCTGCTGCAGGTGCAGAAGACCACGGTGGGGTCCGGCGAGAGCTGA
- the rpmE gene encoding 50S ribosomal protein L31 gives MKADIHPDYVVTEVTCTCGNSFVTRSTVTQGKIRADICSACHPFYTGKQKIMDTGGRVARFEQRFGKRK, from the coding sequence GTGAAGGCCGACATCCACCCCGACTACGTTGTCACCGAGGTCACCTGCACCTGCGGCAACAGCTTCGTGACCCGCAGCACCGTTACGCAGGGCAAGATCCGTGCGGACATCTGCTCCGCCTGCCACCCGTTCTACACGGGCAAGCAGAAGATCATGGACACCGGCGGCCGGGTCGCCCGCTTCGAGCAGCGCTTCGGCAAGCGCAAGTAG
- the prfA gene encoding peptide chain release factor 1, with protein sequence MKLDDLLGEYYELEQQLADPSVHADQGRARRLGKRYSQLTPIVTAYRELNRVERDIEAAQELAAEDPAFAEEAKELAADKERLTERLRFLLIPRDPADDKDLIMEVKAGEGGEESALFAGDLVRMYLRYAERQGWKTEVIDATSSDLGGYKDITIAFKNRGTPEPGQGVWPRLKFEGGVHRVQRVPVTESQGRIHTSAAGVLVVPEAEDVEVEINENDLRIDVYRSSGPGGQSVNTTDSAVRITHVPSGIVVSCQNEKSQLQNKEQAMRILRARLLAEAQAAAEAEAAAERKSQVRTVDRSERIRTYNFPENRISDHRVGYKAYNLDQVLDGELGGVLQALIDADTKERLEQAQS encoded by the coding sequence GTGAAGCTGGACGACCTTCTGGGCGAGTACTACGAGCTTGAACAGCAGCTCGCCGACCCCTCCGTGCACGCCGACCAGGGGCGGGCGCGCCGCCTCGGCAAGCGGTACTCCCAGCTCACCCCCATCGTCACCGCCTACCGCGAGCTCAACCGCGTCGAACGCGACATCGAGGCCGCCCAGGAGCTCGCCGCCGAGGACCCCGCCTTCGCCGAGGAGGCCAAGGAACTCGCCGCGGACAAGGAGCGGCTGACCGAGCGCCTGCGCTTCCTGCTCATCCCACGCGACCCCGCCGACGACAAGGACCTCATCATGGAGGTCAAGGCCGGCGAGGGCGGCGAGGAGTCCGCGCTGTTCGCCGGCGACCTGGTGCGGATGTACCTGCGCTACGCCGAGCGCCAGGGATGGAAGACCGAGGTCATCGACGCCACGTCCTCCGACCTCGGCGGCTACAAGGACATCACGATCGCCTTCAAGAACCGCGGTACTCCCGAGCCCGGCCAGGGCGTGTGGCCGCGGCTCAAGTTCGAGGGCGGCGTGCACCGCGTCCAGCGCGTCCCGGTCACCGAGTCCCAGGGCCGCATCCACACGTCGGCCGCCGGTGTGCTCGTCGTCCCCGAGGCCGAAGACGTCGAGGTCGAGATCAACGAGAACGATCTGCGCATCGACGTGTACCGGTCCTCCGGCCCGGGCGGGCAGAGCGTCAACACCACCGACTCCGCGGTCCGCATCACCCACGTCCCCTCCGGCATCGTCGTCTCGTGCCAGAACGAGAAGAGCCAGCTGCAGAACAAGGAGCAGGCCATGCGGATCCTGCGCGCCCGGCTGCTCGCCGAGGCGCAGGCCGCCGCCGAGGCCGAGGCCGCGGCCGAACGCAAGAGCCAGGTCCGCACGGTCGACCGCTCCGAGCGCATCCGCACCTACAATTTCCCGGAGAACCGGATCTCCGACCACCGTGTCGGCTACAAGGCCTACAACCTCGACCAGGTCCTCGACGGGGAGCTGGGCGGAGTGCTGCAGGCGCTCATCGACGCCGACACCAAGGAAAGGCTGGAGCAGGCGCAGTCATGA